From the genome of Corallococcus macrosporus DSM 14697:
CGACGCGAACTGGATCACCAGCCGCAAGCCGGATGACCTCCAGGACTTCAGCCGGGCCATCGTCGAGGACCTGAAGAGCGCGAGGGCCTCCGAGGGACAGGAAGCGCGCACCTGACGGGGCGTCTACTTCCGGCCGCCGAGGATGTGCTGGAGGAGCTGACGTGAGATGTGCAGCAGCTTCGCGGCCCCGCGGACGCTCCCAGCGGACTTCGCCAGGGCCTCGTCCACCAGCGTATCGCGGACGAGGCTCTCGAAGCCGTGCAACGGCACCCGCCCCGCGCTCGCTCGCAGCGCGGTGACCAGGTCGGGGGGGCGCGCCAGCGTCTCCAGCCACACGGCCTCCAGCCGCGCGAGGTCGAGCGGTTTGGGGAGGAAGGCGCGCACGCCTCCCTGCGCCAGTTGGAAGGCCTGCTCCGCCGTCGCTGACCCGCTGATGGCGATGACGTGTGGCAGCGGCTCCAACGCGCACAGCGGCGCCAGCAGCTCGGTGCTGTCCCCATCCGGAAGGCTGACATCCAGGATGACGGCGTCCGGCGCGTCCTGCTGAAGGACGTGACGCGCCGCAGCGAGCGTCGTCACGTGGGTGCACCGCTCGACGCGAGCGCGCAACGCGGCCTCAATCGCGCGCGCCAGACGCGTGGCGTCCTCGACCACCAGGAGATGTCGGACCTCCCCCACCCATGGCAATTTAACATGGATGCCTGAGAGTCCTCGACCGCTGGCGTTCGAGCAGATGGCGCAGCGCGTGCTGCTCAACGCCTCGAATGAGGGCGAGGCGCTGGTCAGCGGGGTCCGGATTGTCTTCTGCGGACTGATTCTGACCCGCTTCCTGGTGCTGGGCGGAGTCCACGCCGAGGGCGGAGCGGCGGCGGCATGGCTCCAGCTCCCCCTGTTGCTGGGCAGCATCGCCGTGTCAGCGGCAGCGAGGTGGGCGGCCCGGCGGCGGCGCTTCGGTGCGGGGCTGCTCGTGACGTCCACGGTGCTGGACGCCGTGGTCGCCCACGTGTCCCTCCTCTCCACCGTGCTCTGGCACGGCCCCCACTACACGGGCTTGCTGCGAATGCCAGACCCCGCGGCGGCCATCGCGGTGGCGTTCATCACCGCGCTCCGGCTGTCGCCCGCCGCCGCTTGGATTGGGACGGCGGCCAACCTCCTGTTGATGGCGGGTCTGACGTCGCTCGACCTCCACGTCAATGCCGGGAAGGCCACCTACGGGATGAAGGAGCTGATGCTCCTGTTCATCTTCATCGGCAGCGCGGGTGTCTTGGCTTCGGTGCTTTGTGGTATCGCGCGGCGGCTGGTGCTCGAAGCTGGCACCGCGAGCGCCCACATCGAGCGCGCGCGCACCAACCTGCGCGCGCTGCTGCGCGAGCACCACGACGTGCGCACGCTGCTGTCCGCGGCGCGGCTGCGCGCCGACCTCCTCCACCGCGACCCGCTGGACGCCAGTGCGCCAGGCCATGCGAGCGCCCTGGTCCAGGACCTCGGGGACTTGAGCGGCTTCATCGAAAGCGTGAAGACCCGGGCGCTGGGCGAGCTGACCCTGATTGAAGATGCGACGGCGGTGAACATGGGCGCCACGCTGCGCCAGGCGGTGGAGGTCGTCCAGGTGAGGTTTCCCCAGGTCCGGTTCGAGTTGGGAGGCGCGGCGCTGACGCGTGCCTCCGCCAACGACCTCAGCGTCCGGATTGTCGGCGGAGCGCGCGGGCTCACCCACGTGGTCACCAACCTGTGCGTGAACGCCTGTGAGGGCGATGGCCAGCAAGGCGCGCGCACGGTTCGCATCCGTGTGGAGCCAGAGCCCGCGCGGCACCGCGTCCTGCTCAGCGTGCGTGACGACGGACCCGGCTTCCGGCCGGGGCTGTTGGAGGGACACCGGCCCCGGGGCGGTACGACCAAGGCCGAGGGGACCGGGCTGGGCATGCTCCTGGTGAGCGGCCTCGTCGAGGCGAGCGGCGGCGCTCTACACGCCTGGAACCCGCCTGAGGGAGGCGCGCAGGTCGAAGTCACTCTGCCCACCAGCGCATAGGTCCGCGGGCGCCTCCCTTCAAGCCGGGAGCGGGCCCCACCGCGAAGGGCGGCACGGACGGCCGGCGCAACCGCCAGGCGTGAGCGAGTCCCAGCCCGAGGTTCGCCACCAGAAACAAGGCCATGGGCCCGCGGTTGTCCTGATCGAACGCGGGCAAGAGCTTGAGCGCCACCGCCAGCACCGAGCCCGCGACGAGCAGCCAGACACATCGGCGCGCCCAGCGCTCCGCGCGCTCGCCGCCAAACATCATGAGGACGCCCAACGGAAGCAGCCCGAAGGCGAGCGGATTGGCCAGCAGCAAGTTCTCGTTGCGCTGCATGACGTCGAGTCTGGAGAACACCATCAGGCCACACAGCGCCATGCCGGCCGCGCCGAGCGTGAGCCCGAACACAGCGTGATAGAGGCCGAAGAGGATCCGGAACGCCGGCCGCGTGCCACGCCCGCGCAGGAACGCGAGGAGGACGGCGAGAACCGCGCCTCCAGCGCCAGGCCCCCAGGTGACGCCCCCTGCCCCGCCAGCGCCGGGAGGAACGGACACGGAGGGGGACGGGGGCGAGGCCCCCTCGCGCGCCACCAGCAGGGTGCGCCCGCCGAAGCCATCCACGACGGACACGCCCTCGAGCAACCTCGCGAGCTCCCGAGGCAGGAAGGCCTCCTCCCACTGGGTCGCGGGCGCGTCCACGTCGTCATTCAGCCATAACATCAGGAGCCACTCAGCCACCGGATGCGAATGAACATAGGGTTGGAGCAGCGCTCGCTGGGTGCCTCGCGCCGGCGCAGTCAACGCCTGCCGGAGCGCGCCCCCCAAGGCCTCATCAAGGACATCCCGCACCCGCGTCGCGCAGTTGTCCCTGAGCGGGTGATAGGCATACTCCCTTGATGCGGGCAGGACGTCATGCTCCAGCCGCGCCAGGAGCCGCTGGCGCTGCGCAACCGTGAGCGCGAGCTCCTGCACGCCAATGGACCGCGCCAGCGCGCGGTACAACAGGAAGGTCCGCTCCACGGACAGGCGCGCCGCCCAGAATGTCGGCCGCCCCAGGAGGAAGGGAACCGGCCCGCCATTCCCGATGGACGTGGTGCCATAGCTGTAGAGGAACCCCGTGCCCAGGCGCGTGTCCTCGACCCACAGCGCGCTGTGCCCGAAGCGCTGGTGCAGGTCCGCGCCGGGGCCAATGGTCACCAGCCGGACGCGCAGGGCCTCGGGATGACCGCCATAGCCCTCGGGTGGGGGCGCGGCCAACGCCGCCGCGGGGAACAGGGCCACGACCAGGATGAGCACCGCGTGTCTCGCCATCCCGGAGCAATGCCTCACGCCAGCGGAGTCAGGGCAGTGCAAGAAGATTGGCAGTGTTCACGCGAAGCGCGTCAAGGCAGGGTGCCTGTCGGCTCGCGGGCCTCGCGCACCGAGCCAATGACACACACCCGACTCCAAACCCGCAGGGAGCCGTCCCATATGAACACGACCCGCACCCCCAACACGTATTCCAGGCGCTTCGTCGCCGCCCTCTCGGCCACCCTGGCCCTGGCCATGCTCGTCATGACCCCGGGCCAGGCACACGCCGTGGATGGTGATCGGCTGGTGACGCATCTGCGTATCCGCATCATCACGGGCAGCGACGATCTCCGGCAGGCGAGCAACGCCTTCGCCGAGTTCAGCTACACGGCGCTCGATGGACGCTACGTTTCCGTCAGCCAGAACATGAACTACGGCGCGAACTGGCCCAACGGTTCGACGCGCACCGTGGAGATGGAGCTGCCCGCGAACGTCCTCTACAAGAACATGAACGAGTTCGCGATCCGGTTTCAATCCGGCCAATCCAACCCGTTCGAGACCGGTGATAACTGGAACCTGAATGACATCCGGGTCAGCGTCGTCCTCGACGACGGCACCGAGACCGTCGTCGTGCAGGACTCGGGCAACCCCTACCACCGATTCAAGAGCGACGTGAACACCCGGCGCGCCTGGGCGCTCTGAGGTCACCGCGGGAGCGCCTGGCCGGCGTCAGGTCCCTCCCCGCTCGAAGGCGCCCACGTCCCGGTAGTACCGCTCCACCTGCGCCTGGGTCGACTCCTGGGTATAGACCTCCGGGCGCGGGTGCTCGATGACGTCGAGGAGGACCTCCGCGGCATCCTCGACGCGCTGAGCGCCCGGCAACGCGCGTGAGTCCGGCCCGCCGCCCAGGGCGTTGTCTCCGAAAGGCGTGGCGACCACGCCGGGCATCACCACCGTCACGGTGATGCCCGGGTGCGTCTCACGCAGCTCCTGCCGCAGGCACGCGCTGAGCGCGTTGAGCGCGTGCTTCGCTGCGCTGTACGCCGACCGGTGCGGCACGATGGGCAGCCGTCCGAGGGTGCTGGAGACGTTCACCACCTGCCCCGCGTCTCGCGCCTGGAAGTGCGGCAGCACCGCCTGCATGCCGTAGAGCGCGCTGTTCACGTTGTCGCGCCACATGGCCTCCAGGTCCGCGTCGGTGAGCTCCGCCACGGAGCGGGTGATGCCCCGGCCCGCGTTGTTCACCCAGACGTCGATGCGGCCGAAGCGAGCGAGCGCCGCGTCGCGGAGCCGCTCCATGTCCGCGCGCCGCGTCGCGTCCGTGACCACCGCGAGCGCGTCGGGCCCGCACCGCGCGGCCACCGCTTCGAGCTCCGCCTTCCGGCGCGCGGCCAGCACCAGCCGGGCCCCCTTCTCGGCCGCCTGCCACGCCAGCTCCGCGCCGATGCCACTGCTCGCCCCGGTGATGACGATGACCTTGTCCATGTCCGCGCTCCTCCCTGAGTGACACTGCCACGCGCGCCTCTATCAGGGGCTCCGCCCCCTCGCGAGCGCGTCCGCCAGCCGCCGCCCCTGCCCCACGCGCGATGGCCGGCCCGTGTTACCTTGCGGCTTCTTCCCCACCCTGCCCCCATGCCGCTGCGACTCTTCTCCTTTTCGATGCTCATCGGGCTCGGCGCGCTGCTGGGCCACCTGTACCTGTACCGCCGGCTCGTGCGGCCGCTGGTGCAGGGCCGCTGGCCCCGCCTGATGGCCCTGGGCGTGCTCGTCGCGATGACGGGCGTCCTGGGGTTCCGGCGCACCGTGCTGGACCTGCTCCCCGAGAGCGCCGAGGGCCTGCTCAACATGGCGATGTACACGTGGATGGGCGTGGCGCTCTGCCTCGTCATCGCCCTGCTCGTGACGGACGTGGGCCGGGGGCTCGCGGCCCTGGCGCGCCGGCTGCGGCCCGCCGCCCGGCCCGAGGCCCCCCTGCCCGCCCCGGCGGCATCCGCCAGCAGCCCCAACGTGGACGAGGAGCGGCGACGCTTCCTGGGCCAGGCCGTGGCGGGCGGCGCCTTCGTCGCGGGCGGCGGGCTGGCCTCCTACGGGAGCTGGCGTGCCTTCTCCCCGCCGCTCGTCACCGAGGTGGCGGTCAAGGTGCCCAAGCTGCCCAGGGCGCTGGACGGGCTCAGCATCGTGCAGCTCACCGACATCCACGTGGGCCACTTCATCCAGCGCAAGTACATGGACGCGCTGGTCCAACAGGCCAACGCGCTGCGCCCCGACCTGTTCGCCATCACCGGCGACCTGGTGGACGGCGACGTGGCCTCGCTCGGCGGACATGTCTCCGCGCTGGCCGCGTTGAAGTCCCGCTACGGCAGTTACTTCGTCACCGGCAACCACGACTACTACTCCGGCGACGAGGCGTGGACCGCGTTCCTGGAGTCGCTGGGCATCGAGGTGCTGCGCAACCGGCACGTGCGCATCGGCGACGCGGGGGCCTCCCTGGACCTGGTGGGCGTGGACGACTGGAGCGGCGGCCGGCGGCGCAACAAGCAGGGCTACGACCTGGACCAGGCGCTCGCGGGGAGGGACCCGGACCGCGCCGCGGTGCTGCTGGCCCACCAGCCGGCGAACTTCAAGGTGGCGGCCGAGCGCGGCGTGGACCTCCAGATTTCAGGGCACACCCACGGCGGCCAGCTCGCGCCCATGACGTTCCTCATCAGCCTGGCCTGGGAGCACTCCGCCGGGCTGTACGGCCACGGTGACTCCAGCATCTACGTCAGCCGAGGCTGCGGCTTCTGGGGCCCGCCCATGCGCGTGGGCAGCCCTCCTGAAATCGTGAAGCTCGTGCTGACGGCATGACGCACCCGGACGTCCGGTGTGCGCCCCGCCCGTCTCCCAGGAGGCAGGCGTGCGGGCGACAGGCCCGGGCGGCCCGAGTTCAGGTATGCTCCGCGCCGAATCAGGACCCGTGAGGGCGGGTCCTCCAAGAATCTCGAAAGGCACAGATATGAAGCGCCTGGGAAAAGTCGGTCTGGTGGTCGGCGCGCTCGCGCTGGGTGGCATGGCCGTGGGTTGCAAGGCTGAGGACGACACCGCGAAGAAGCACCGCATCGCCGGCTCCAACCACCTGAGCAAGAAGGAGTACAAGGAGGCCGCCGCGGCCTATGCCCTGTCGCTCCAGGCGGACCCCAAGCAGGAGAAGGTCTGGGAGAAGAAGGCCTTCGCCCACATGCAGCTCGGGCAGATGAACGAGGCCGCCGAAGCCGTCCTGAAGATGGGCGAGATGAAGACGGAGCCCGCGGAGAAGGCGGAGCTCTACCGGACGCTGGCCAGCATGTACATGACGGGCGGCACCACCGAGGAGGCCGAGAAGTACTTCAACGAGGCCCTCAAGCTGGAGCCGAAGGACGAGGCGTCGCTGGGGTGGATCGCGGAGATCTACGCGCAGCGCGGCGGCGCCCGCTCCATGGGTGCGCCCATCATCAAGGAGTCCCTGGAGAAGTCGCTCAGCTATTACGACCAGGTCATCGCCATCAACCCGAACTCCGCCAACACGTACCTCAACAAGCGCGTGGTGATGGGCCGGCTGATGGAGTTCGAGCGGCAGCAGAAGGAGATGGCGCTGTCCGAGGCCACGGAGAACGCGAAGGACAAGGCCATCGTCGCCGAGGCGACCGCCCGCGCCGAGGAGCACCAGAAGCGCATGGACGAGTACCAGGTGCAGTTCGCGGAGATGACGAAGAAGTTCGGTGAGGCACAGAAGGCCGCGAAGGCGCAGGCGGCCGAGGCGAAGTAATCACCGTCAGCCTGCTGAACAGGACGCAGGGGCCTGGGACCGCGAGCCGGTTCCGGGCCCTTCGTCTTTCAGCCACGCCGCGCTGCTGAACGCGTGGGCACGAAGCGGCGACGAAGCCCCCCACCGCGCTCACCAGGTGCCGGTGACAGACTTCCGCCTTCCGGGTGTTCCCTTCGTCGCGACGTCGAGGACGTCCGGAACCCAGGGAGTGAAGAGATGCACATCGCGAAGTCAGGAGGATGGGTGGGAACCGCGCTGCTCGCGGTGGCCCTTGCGGCGTGCTCCACCGGCCCCTTCGTGGACGGCAATGGTCAGAGGACGGAGAGCGAGCGGGACACGCCCGCCTTCGAAGAGGTGCACGTAGGGGATGGCGTCGAGGCCACCGTCGTGGTGGAGCCTGACCAGCCCGCCCGCGTCATCGTCGAAGGTGACAGCAACCTCGTGGAGTTGCTGCGGACCGAGGTCAAGCCTGGAGCGAGGCTCCGGGTCTACTTCCGCGAGGAGGACGTCGGCCATTGGGAGTCCGTCCATCCCCTTCGCGTCCGCATCACCGTGCCGACGTTGAAGTCGTTTCGGCGCTCGGGTGGGGGCGCCAGTGACTTGAGCGGGCGCATCGACGTCCCGGCCTTCCTGCTCACCGCGAGCGGTGGTGGCACCATCCGGGCGCGGGGGTTCGTGACGGAGCGCCTGACGCTGGAGACCAGTGGTGGCACGGAGACCACGCTGGAAGGTCAGGCCACCCGCCTGGACAGCGAGATGTCCGGGGGTGGCCGGCTCTTCGCCACGGGCCTCCAGACGCGCGACGCACGGCTGGAATCCAGTGGAGGCGGCACCTCCGAGGTGCAGGTCTCCGATACGCTCCGCGTCGAAGCCTCGGGCGGCGCGGACATCCGCATCATCGGCGCGCCCACCGTCGTCGACCGGGACCTCTCCGGTGGGTCGCGGCTCCACTTCGACTAGCGCGAGCGCGCCAGCCTGGGCGCCTGGCTCAGCGGCGCCGTCGGCCTCCGCCCGCAAGCATCATCAGGAGCCCGCCCGCCAGCGCGGCACCGCCTCCCGCGAGATACAGCGTGGTGCGGTCCGTGTTCCGGCCGGTGAACAACTCCGTGGCCCGCTCCGCGAGCGAGTCACGGGCCTTCAGCCCCGACCAGAGCAACACGGCGCCCGCGATGGCGAGCATGACACCCAGCAGCCGGACGAAGCTCACGTTGCCTCCTGAAGACGCGGCCCTCCAGCAAGGCGGGCCGCGTCGGTCTCAGCGCTTCTTGCTCCCGGAAGGCCCCTGCTTCTTCGCGGCGCCCGACGCCTTCGCCTGCTTCGCGGCGCCCGACGCCTTCGCCTGCTTCGCGGCGCCCGACGCCTTCGCCTGCTTCGCGGGCACCTTCACCTGGGCCTTCGGCACAGCAGCCTTCTTCGTGGGCACCTTCACCGGGGCCTTCGGCGCGGCGGCCTCCTTCGAGGACACCTTTACTTGGGCCTCCGGCGCAGCAGCCTTCTTCGTGGGCACCTTCACCGGGGCCTTCGGCGCGGCGGCCTCCTTCGAGGACACCTTTACCTGGGCCTCCGGCGCAGCAGCCTTCTTCGCGGGCGCACCTACCGTCGCCTTCGACGTAACGGCCTTCTTCGCGGGCACATTTACCGTCGCCCTCGACGCAGTGGCCTGCTTCGCGGGAACCTGCACCTGGGCCTCCGGCGCAGCAGCCTTCTTCGCGGGCGCACTTACCGTCGCCTTCGACGTAACGGCCTTCTTCGCGGGCACATTTGCCGTCGCCCTCGACGCAATGGCCTGCTTCGCAGACACCTTTACCTGGGCCTCCGGCGCAGCAGCCTTCTTCGCGGGCGCACTTACCGTCGCCTTCGACGTAACGGCCTTCTTCCCGGGCGTACTTACCGCCGCCGTTCCCGCAGCCTTCTTCGCGGGAACCTGCACCTGGGCCTTCCGCGCAGCCTTCTTCCCGGGCGTACTTACCGCCGCCGTTCCCGCAGCCTTCTTCGCGGGCGTACTTACCGCCGCCGTTCCAGCAGCCTTCTTCGCGGGCGCACTTACCGCCGCCTTCACTCCAGCGGCCTTCTTCGCGGGCGCACTTACCGCCGCCTTCGCTCCAGCAGCCGTGGCGGCCTGCGTGGGAGCCGCATTCTTGTCCTTGGCATTCCTGCTGGCACCCTCCCCGACCTCCTGTCGAGGCGGAGTTCGCTCGGCCTTCAGCGCCGCCGACTTCACCTCGGCAGCCTGCCCCTTCTGAGCCGGAGCCTCATTCGCTGGCTCGGCGGCCTTGGGCCTGTCGACGCGGGTGGGCGCGGACGAAACGGGCCCCTCCGCCACTGGCGTGGGAGCCGCTGGCTCGGCCTTGACGTGGGCGGGCGCGAGCACGCGCGCGGGTGCTTCAACGCGTGCCTCGGGCTGAGGACGCGGCGGTTCCATCGAGAAGGCCTGCTCGTCCTCAGGCGGAGGGCGTGGAGGCTCCATCGAGAAGGCCTTGCCGTCCTCGGACGGGGGCCTGGGCTTGGGCGCGGGGTACCGAGGCCCGGGTCCGCCCTGTGGCTTCTGCTTCGCGTGCGGCCGGCCAGGTCCCGCGCCGCGGGTATCGGCCCCACCGTGCCGCTGAGCGGCCAGCGCGCGAATCCGGTCGAAGCCGGGGTGTGGAGACCGGGCCCCCTCCTCGCCCGTGGGCACCTCCCACGGAGCGGGCGCGGACGGCGCTTCAGGCGGCCGTGGTGCGGCTGTCTCGGCGACGGGCGCCGCGACGGGCGGCTCCGGGCGGATGAACGTCCTGCGCTTGGACCACGCCGGTGACTCGGTCGGCTGCGTGCCCTGTCCCTCGGGAGCCCTGGGTGGGAAGCGCGGCTCATTCCGGTGAGGCGCGGCCTCCTCGCGACGACCATCGCGAGAGAACCGCCCACGCGGACGTCCCGCGTCCATCTCCTCACGAGTCCCTTGAGAAGGCCCCCGGCCCGCGGCTTCGCGTTCCCGGCGCCCCGGGCGCTGCTCGCGCTGTTCCCGCCGTCCGCCCCGCTCGCGATGAGAAGGCGCCTCGGCCATCCACGCCTGACGCCGGTGCGGCTGCGCACCCGCCGTCCCGGCGCGACTCAGTGGCGCCTCGCCCTCGAACTGGAGCGCTTCGAAGTCGATCTTCTTCGCCGTCACGTTCACGGACGTCAGCCGCACGCGCAGCTTCTGCCCCACCCGCACGCGGCGGCCATTCGCGTACACCAGGGAGTGCGTCAGCTTGTCCAGCTTCGCGCCGGGCCCCAGCGTCTCCGCCTTCACCAGGCCTTCGACGTGCTCCTCGTCCAGCTCGACGAAGAAGCCGAAGTCGGTGATGGCCGCCACCGTGGCGGCGAACTCCTCGCCCACGCGGTCCTTCATCATCAGGCACGCGTAGAAGGACACCACCTCCCGCTCCACCTGCATCGCCGCGCGCTCGCGCTCGGAGCACTGCGCGGCCATGTCCTCGAGCTGGTCCTCCTCGCGCTCCAGCATCGACGGTGAAGGCTTGCGGCCCCGCCGGGCCCAGTGCGCCTTGAGCAGCCGGTGCACCAACAGGTCCGGGTAGCGCCGGATGGGCGACGTGAAGTGCAGGTAGTGCTCGGCGGCCAGGCCGTAGTGGCCCACGCGCGACGACGTGTAGATGGCCTGCATCATGGAGCGCAGCAGGAGCTGGTTCAGGGCTCGCTGCTCCGGGTGCCCCTGGAGCTGGCTGATGAAGGCATCCAGCTCCTTCGACGCCACGCCGTCCTCGACGCGCATCTTGAAGCCATAGGCCTCCGCCAGCGCCGCGAAGGTGGCCAGCTTCTCCGGGTCCGGTTCGCCGTGGAACCGGTACACCGTGGGCAGGCCCTCGTCCTGGAAGAACATGGCCACCGCCTCGTTGGCGGCGAGCATGCACTCCTCGATGAGCCGGTGGCTGTCCTTGCGCTCGCGCTTGTCCATGCGCTCGGGCAGGCCGTCCTCGCCCAGGACCACCTTGTGCTCGGGCAGGTCGAAGTCGATGGCGCCCCGCTCCTTGCGCATCTTCATCAGCGCGCGGGCCAGCGCCATCAGCCGCTCGAAGTGGGGCTTGAGCGCGTTGCGGTGCGGCACGTCCTTGCCGTCGAGGACGTCCTGCACCTCGTTGTACGTGCACCGCGCCGCGCTGCGCATCACCGCCGGGTACAAGTCATGGGATTGGCGGTGGCCGCGGCGGTCGTACGTCATGTCCGCCACCATGCACAGCCGGTCCTCGTCCGGGCGCAGGGAGCAGATGCCGTTGCTCAGCCGCTCCGGAAGCATGGGCAGCACCCGGTCCGGCAGGTACACGGACGTGGCCCGGCGCAGCGCCTCCGTGTTGAGCGCGCTGCCCTCCCACACGTAGTGCGACACGTCCGCGATGGCCACCACCAGCCGCCACCCGTCCGGCCGGTCCTCCACGTAGACGGCGTCGTCGAAGTCGCGGGCGTCCTCACCGTCGATGGTGATGAGCGGCATCGCGCGAAGGTCGCGCCGCTGCTCGCCGCGGGCCTCCTCGTCCGACACCCGCACCGCGTAGCGGTCCGCCTCGCTCATGACCTCCGGCGGGAACTCGTCGGAGAAGCCCTGCGAGTAGGCGACGCCCAGCACCTCCGCGCCCGGCGTTCCAGGCTTGCCCAGGGAGCCGGCCACCTCGCCGTGCAGGCCCCGGTCCGGATCCAACATCTGGGCGCCGATGCCCAGTTGGACCTTCACCAGGTCACCCTCGCGCGCCATCTGCGTCAGCGGCACGCGGATGGGGCCCGGCAGGCTGGAGTCCGTGGGGTACACCACCGCGTAGCGGCCCTTCACCACGTAGGTGCCCACCGCCAGCTCGCGGCGGCGCTGCACCACGCGGACGAGCCGGCCCTCCAGGCGAGGAGGCCTCCCGGAGACGGCCACCACCACCCGGTCATTGTCGAGCGCGCGCTGCGCCTCGTGCGGCGGCAGGAAGACGTTGTCCCCCTCCCCCGACGACGGGTGCACGAAACCGAAGCCGTCACGGTGGACGTGGAGGATGCCTTCCAGCAGGTCCTGTCCCTCGGCCTCGCTGAAGCGCCCGCGGCGGCCGGGCCGCTCCGCCCGCTCCCGCCGGAAGCCACCTCCCTGCTTCGGGGCCCCCCGGCGCTCACGCCCTGGGCCGCGCTCCTGCCAGCCCGAGCCCTTGCCGCGCGCGTCCCCTTCCTGCCGGCGGGCCGCATAGCCCCCGGGCCCCACGCGGGGAGGCGTGTGCCGCGCGCCTCGGCCGGAGGCGCCGTCGCGGAAGCCACCAGCGGTCCGCTGACGCCACGCCTCAGGAGCACCCGGCTCCCGGGCGCGCGCGTCGGCCTCGCGCCGCGAGGGCTGCCGGGGCACGAAGCGCTTGCCTTCCTTGAGGATGTCGCCCTGGCGGACGAGCTCGCGCAGGGTGCGCTTGAGCTCTGTCTGCTGTCCAGGGTGCAGGCCCGCGAGCCGGAGAAGCTCTTTGATGCCCAGCGGGTGGTCTGCTTCTGCGAGGAGCTGCTTGAGGAGATCTGGAGAAAGGCTCACGGTGGGGTCGCGGCTCGGCCGCTACGGGAACGGGTAAGCCCGAAGCGGCCGGACGGGAACCCCCCGGCGACCGGCCGCCCCCCCGGAACCTGCTCCGGGCGGCGACCCTCAGGGCTTGACCGTGACGTTGATCTTGAAGGTGCGGTCCACCAGGCCGGGCGACAGCGCCTTGGCCAGGAAGAACTCCACCTCGAAAGTGCCCGGGTTGCGCGGGGTGAAGAAGAACTCGCGCGTGCCGGGACCGTCCTCGGGCGCGGGCTCGAAGTTGGCCTCGCGCAGGCCCACGCGCTTGGCCACCGTGGGCTCGATGGCCCACGTGAAGCCGGGCTGCTCGGGCAGGCGCACGG
Proteins encoded in this window:
- a CDS encoding response regulator, producing the protein MGEVRHLLVVEDATRLARAIEAALRARVERCTHVTTLAAARHVLQQDAPDAVILDVSLPDGDSTELLAPLCALEPLPHVIAISGSATAEQAFQLAQGGVRAFLPKPLDLARLEAVWLETLARPPDLVTALRASAGRVPLHGFESLVRDTLVDEALAKSAGSVRGAAKLLHISRQLLQHILGGRK
- a CDS encoding sensor histidine kinase; the protein is MPESPRPLAFEQMAQRVLLNASNEGEALVSGVRIVFCGLILTRFLVLGGVHAEGGAAAAWLQLPLLLGSIAVSAAARWAARRRRFGAGLLVTSTVLDAVVAHVSLLSTVLWHGPHYTGLLRMPDPAAAIAVAFITALRLSPAAAWIGTAANLLLMAGLTSLDLHVNAGKATYGMKELMLLFIFIGSAGVLASVLCGIARRLVLEAGTASAHIERARTNLRALLREHHDVRTLLSAARLRADLLHRDPLDASAPGHASALVQDLGDLSGFIESVKTRALGELTLIEDATAVNMGATLRQAVEVVQVRFPQVRFELGGAALTRASANDLSVRIVGGARGLTHVVTNLCVNACEGDGQQGARTVRIRVEPEPARHRVLLSVRDDGPGFRPGLLEGHRPRGGTTKAEGTGLGMLLVSGLVEASGGALHAWNPPEGGAQVEVTLPTSA
- a CDS encoding DUF4105 domain-containing protein, whose product is MARHAVLILVVALFPAAALAAPPPEGYGGHPEALRVRLVTIGPGADLHQRFGHSALWVEDTRLGTGFLYSYGTTSIGNGGPVPFLLGRPTFWAARLSVERTFLLYRALARSIGVQELALTVAQRQRLLARLEHDVLPASREYAYHPLRDNCATRVRDVLDEALGGALRQALTAPARGTQRALLQPYVHSHPVAEWLLMLWLNDDVDAPATQWEEAFLPRELARLLEGVSVVDGFGGRTLLVAREGASPPSPSVSVPPGAGGAGGVTWGPGAGGAVLAVLLAFLRGRGTRPAFRILFGLYHAVFGLTLGAAGMALCGLMVFSRLDVMQRNENLLLANPLAFGLLPLGVLMMFGGERAERWARRCVWLLVAGSVLAVALKLLPAFDQDNRGPMALFLVANLGLGLAHAWRLRRPSVPPFAVGPAPGLKGGARGPMRWWAE
- a CDS encoding SDR family oxidoreductase, yielding MDKVIVITGASSGIGAELAWQAAEKGARLVLAARRKAELEAVAARCGPDALAVVTDATRRADMERLRDAALARFGRIDVWVNNAGRGITRSVAELTDADLEAMWRDNVNSALYGMQAVLPHFQARDAGQVVNVSSTLGRLPIVPHRSAYSAAKHALNALSACLRQELRETHPGITVTVVMPGVVATPFGDNALGGGPDSRALPGAQRVEDAAEVLLDVIEHPRPEVYTQESTQAQVERYYRDVGAFERGGT
- a CDS encoding metallophosphoesterase, producing MPLRLFSFSMLIGLGALLGHLYLYRRLVRPLVQGRWPRLMALGVLVAMTGVLGFRRTVLDLLPESAEGLLNMAMYTWMGVALCLVIALLVTDVGRGLAALARRLRPAARPEAPLPAPAASASSPNVDEERRRFLGQAVAGGAFVAGGGLASYGSWRAFSPPLVTEVAVKVPKLPRALDGLSIVQLTDIHVGHFIQRKYMDALVQQANALRPDLFAITGDLVDGDVASLGGHVSALAALKSRYGSYFVTGNHDYYSGDEAWTAFLESLGIEVLRNRHVRIGDAGASLDLVGVDDWSGGRRRNKQGYDLDQALAGRDPDRAAVLLAHQPANFKVAAERGVDLQISGHTHGGQLAPMTFLISLAWEHSAGLYGHGDSSIYVSRGCGFWGPPMRVGSPPEIVKLVLTA
- a CDS encoding tetratricopeptide repeat protein, with amino-acid sequence MKRLGKVGLVVGALALGGMAVGCKAEDDTAKKHRIAGSNHLSKKEYKEAAAAYALSLQADPKQEKVWEKKAFAHMQLGQMNEAAEAVLKMGEMKTEPAEKAELYRTLASMYMTGGTTEEAEKYFNEALKLEPKDEASLGWIAEIYAQRGGARSMGAPIIKESLEKSLSYYDQVIAINPNSANTYLNKRVVMGRLMEFERQQKEMALSEATENAKDKAIVAEATARAEEHQKRMDEYQVQFAEMTKKFGEAQKAAKAQAAEAK
- a CDS encoding head GIN domain-containing protein, coding for MGTALLAVALAACSTGPFVDGNGQRTESERDTPAFEEVHVGDGVEATVVVEPDQPARVIVEGDSNLVELLRTEVKPGARLRVYFREEDVGHWESVHPLRVRITVPTLKSFRRSGGGASDLSGRIDVPAFLLTASGGGTIRARGFVTERLTLETSGGTETTLEGQATRLDSEMSGGGRLFATGLQTRDARLESSGGGTSEVQVSDTLRVEASGGADIRIIGAPTVVDRDLSGGSRLHFD
- a CDS encoding DUF3185 family protein; translation: MSFVRLLGVMLAIAGAVLLWSGLKARDSLAERATELFTGRNTDRTTLYLAGGGAALAGGLLMMLAGGGRRRR